The genomic DNA CTTGAATCAGATCCGCAAGCCGTCTTCCTGGTTTGCGTTCGCCGCCCGCAATTTCTTCACCCAGTCGCGCGCCGGCAAGCCGGTGGTGTCCTCCACCACCTTGGCGCGCACCTCCAGTACATCCCACGACACATCGATCGCCGGCCCGTTGAAAGCCAGGGCAATGACATTGCCGTCATGCACCTCGGGAAACACCAGCACGCGGTTATCGAATGCCTCGCAGATCCGCACGATGTTCTTGGGAAAGCTGTCGTGGTCGCCGAACAGGTTGATGGTCATCACGCCCGGCGCCTTCAGCACGCGGCGGCAGGCCTTGTAGAAGGCGGTGGTGTCCAGCACTGGTCCGCGTGCGGTGGCGTCATAGAGATCGACCTGCAGGACATCGAGGGCGCCGGTGTGCGCGCCGTCCATCACGTAATCCCAGGCATCCTGCTCACGCACGGTAAGGCGTTCGTCATCCTCGCGCAGGCCGAACATGCTGCGCCCGGCCACGATCACCGAAGGATTCAGCTCCACGGCAGTCACACGCGCGCGGTTGAACTGGCGATGGCAGAACTTGGTCAGCGCGGCCGCGCCCAGGCCCAGCTGCGTCACGTGGAAATCCGGTGCCGACGGCGACAAGAACAGCAGCCACGCCATCATCTGCTGTGCGTACTCCAGTTCGATGGCATCAGGCTTGCGCAGACGCATGGCGCCCTGCACCCATTCGGTGCCGAAATGCAGGTAGCGCACGCCTTCCATTTCAGAAAAGGTCACCGGCGCGAAACGCGGAGTCATGCGCTTTTCCTCGCGCTGCGCGGCTTGCGCGCCTCGTGCGCCGCGTGCGTCCTCTGGGCTGCGCGTGCCGCGCGCAGGACGGCGCGAGGCCACGGCTTCAATCGATTTGCGTTTGAGAAGAGTCATGGTGGTCAGAAAGAATACGTATAGGCGTGCCGCCCGCCTGGGCGGCACGTAAGTCGGTTCGGGTCGATCCGGGATCAGGCTTTGCCGAGCGCGCCCTGGGCACGCTGCAGCCACTCCCGGTTGTGCTCGCGGGCGTGGCGCGGCCAGTGCTTGCCGTCGTGCACGATTTCCGCGTAAAGCGCGTGAGCGCGATCGCGGTCGGCAGGCTCCCCGCGTGTCGTCAGCCAGTCGGCAAACAGGCAGCGCGCGGCGGCATCGCTGGCACAGGTCAGCGCCTGTTCGAATGCGGCCTGCGTGCCGGGCGCATCCGACGCGGCCAGCGCGCGGGCGTACAACAAGGCAGGGTCCGCTTGCTGGCGGGCCTGGGGCTGGGAGGCGAACAGCCGCTCCAGCGCAGCCACGGCAGCGGCATGGCCGCCGGTGGCGAACTGCGCGCGCGCCAGCCCCAGCAGCAGCGCCGGGTCGGTGGCAAACGGCCCGCTGGCAGCGGCTTCATAGTGTTCCAGCGCGGCCTTGGGCTCGCCGGCCTCGAGCAAGGCGGCGCCCAGGCGCATGCGGTGATCGACGGTGGGCGCGCGGTCGAACGCGTCGCGCGCCTCGCGCACCGCGCGGTTGGGGTCGACCAGTTGGCCAATGGCGCGCTTGGCGGCGCGCGCGCCGCGCGTCTGGCGCAGGCCGGGCAGGTAGATGGCAAAGAAATACACCACGCTGCCCAGGCCCGGGAAGGCGAACAGGATCAGCAGCCAGTACATGTTCTGCTGGGTGCGCACCGCGTGCACGGCGAAGAACACCGCGATGATGACGTGAAAACCAATTCCTAGATACGGCATTGTCTATCTATCCTGCAAAGCGTTGGCCGGCGGACTCTCCACCGGCATGCATGGCCGCGATTGTGACAGAAGTGGGCGGCGTGCCTGATGCGGCATGCTACTTGCTACTGTCACAAATGCCTTTTACGGTAAGGTTGTTTTGCGCTTACCTTCCGGGCTGACCTTCCGCGCTTACCTTACCAAAACCCGAGACGCCCCTTCATCCAGGCCCTCCACGACAAAGGATCCGCAGATATGAGCTACATCCACTTCATCGGTGGTGAAAAAGGCGGCGTCGGCAAATCGCTCGTCGCCCGCCTGCTAGCCCAGCATTTTATCGACCGGAGCATGCCGTTCCTGGGTTTCGATACCGACAAGTCGCATGGTGCGCTGCTGCGCTTCTATGCCGACTTTGCCGCGCCCGCCGTGCTGGACAAGCACGATAGCCTGGACCCGATTATCGAGCACGCCGTGGAAGACCCGCAGCGGCGCATCCTGGTCGACCTCGCGGCCCAGACGCAGCACTCACTCGCGAAATGGATGGAAGATGCCGACGTGCTGGCGCTGGCCGAAGAGCATGGCCTGACGCTCACCTGGTGGCACGTCATGGATGCGGGCCGCGATTCCGTCGACCTGCTGCGCCAGTGGCTCGACCAGTTCGGCGGCCGCATCAAGCTGGTGCTGGTCCTCAATGAAGTCCGCGGCGATCGCTTTGAAATCCTGGAGGCCTCGGGCGAACGCGCCCGCGCCGAAGCGCTGGGCGCCAGCGTGATGACGCTGCGCCACCTGCCCGATACGACGATGCAGAAGATCGACCAGCAAAGCACCAGCTTCTGGGCCGCGGTCAATCATCCGGATCGCGCCGCCACCGGGCTCGGCATGCTGGAGCGGCAGCGCGTCAAGGTCTGGCTGAACCGGGCCTATGGCGAGATGGCGGCGCTGGCGTTGTGACGCGGAAGAACTGGCGGCCGGGGCACCATCGCTGCTCCGGTCGCTGTTGCCGAAGATGCGCGCGCCACGGCGCCTGCTCGTGCTGCCCCGGGGCTACGTAGCCCCCTGAATCCCAGCCCCGGCAGCCTCCAGTCCAGCAAGCGCCTGCTGCGTCAGCATCGGCTCGCCATTCACTGCACGGGCGATCAGGGCATCAGGCTGCGCGACCGGGATTCCCTGCGCCTGGTACCACGCGTCGTCGTAGTAGGTGTGGCTGTAGCGTTCGCCGCTATCGCACAGCAGGCTGACGATAGCCCCTCCTCACCCGCCGCCGTCATCCGCTCGGCCAGATACAGCACACCGACGAAATTGGTGCCTGTCGAGCCGCCCACGCGACGCCCGAAGCGCCCGGCCAGATAGCGCATCGCGGCAAAGGACAAGGCATCGGGCACCTTGAGCATCGCATCGATACACGTCGGAATAAAGGAGCGTTCGACACGCGGGCGGCCAATGCCCTCGATCCTCGATCCGACATCCAGGCTCAGGCCGCTGTCCGGCTGGCCCGTCAGCGTGCTTTTGAAATAGTCAAAAAATACGGAGTTCTCCGGGTCGGCGCAAAGAATGCGGGTTCTGTGTCGACTGTAGGCTACATAACGGCCCAAGGTTGCGACGGTGCCACCGGTACCGCCGCTGGCAACGAGCCACGTCGGAACCGGATGTTCCTCGTCAGCCATCTGCTTGAAGATCGACTCGGCGATATTGTTGTTGGCGCGCCAGTCGGTAGCACGCTCCGCATAGGTGAACTGGTCCATGAAATGGCCCCCGGCTTCCACCGCAATACGATGCGATTCCGTATAGATGTCCGATGGATTGCCAACCAGGTGGCAGCGCCCGCCATAGAACTCGATCGCCTCGATTTTCGCCCTTGAAGTGCCCGCCGGAATCACAGCCACAAAGGGCAAGCCGAGCAGCCTGGCAAAGTAGGCTTCGGAGATGGCCGTCGAGCCGCTGGACG from Cupriavidus sp. D39 includes the following:
- a CDS encoding spermidine synthase; amino-acid sequence: MTLLKRKSIEAVASRRPARGTRSPEDARGARGAQAAQREEKRMTPRFAPVTFSEMEGVRYLHFGTEWVQGAMRLRKPDAIELEYAQQMMAWLLFLSPSAPDFHVTQLGLGAAALTKFCHRQFNRARVTAVELNPSVIVAGRSMFGLREDDERLTVREQDAWDYVMDGAHTGALDVLQVDLYDATARGPVLDTTAFYKACRRVLKAPGVMTINLFGDHDSFPKNIVRICEAFDNRVLVFPEVHDGNVIALAFNGPAIDVSWDVLEVRAKVVEDTTGLPARDWVKKLRAANANQEDGLRI
- a CDS encoding tetratricopeptide repeat protein, with the translated sequence MPYLGIGFHVIIAVFFAVHAVRTQQNMYWLLILFAFPGLGSVVYFFAIYLPGLRQTRGARAAKRAIGQLVDPNRAVREARDAFDRAPTVDHRMRLGAALLEAGEPKAALEHYEAAASGPFATDPALLLGLARAQFATGGHAAAVAALERLFASQPQARQQADPALLYARALAASDAPGTQAAFEQALTCASDAAARCLFADWLTTRGEPADRDRAHALYAEIVHDGKHWPRHAREHNREWLQRAQGALGKA
- a CDS encoding mobilization protein; translated protein: MSYIHFIGGEKGGVGKSLVARLLAQHFIDRSMPFLGFDTDKSHGALLRFYADFAAPAVLDKHDSLDPIIEHAVEDPQRRILVDLAAQTQHSLAKWMEDADVLALAEEHGLTLTWWHVMDAGRDSVDLLRQWLDQFGGRIKLVLVLNEVRGDRFEILEASGERARAEALGASVMTLRHLPDTTMQKIDQQSTSFWAAVNHPDRAATGLGMLERQRVKVWLNRAYGEMAALAL